The genomic segment TGTTGGGGTTATCACGACGGCCCCGGTGGGGCCCGTCAACGTTATGGCCATCCAGCACGCCGTCAGAAGCGGGTTCAGTCATGGTGTTTTCGTCGGTTTGGGCGCCGTGGTCGCCGATACGATTTTTGCGTCAGCGGCGATTTTCGGCGTTGCTGCCGTTACGAATTTCATCGAGGGACAGTTCCGCTTGATTGAAGTCGTCGGAGGAGCGCTTCTGATCATTTTCGGCATCAAGATCTGGAACACGCATCCGCATCTGCAAAAAAGCGATAACGGCCGCGAATACAGCTATCTGGGTGACACGACGGCGGCCTTTTTCATTGCCATCACCAACCCGGGAACCATCCTGGTGTTTTTGTTTATTTTCGGTGCTCTCGGAAACTATCGTCCAGAGCCCGGCGATCACTTTGGCGCACTCATGATGATCGCGGGTGTTGCGGCCGGCGCAACGACATGGTGGATTTTTGTTTCGGCAGTGGTGTCGCATTTCAAGACAAGGATCGACGACCGTTGGCTTGACCGGATCAATCATATCGCGGGTGTCGCGCTGATTGTCTTTGGCGGGCTAATCTATCTTGATCTGGTGGTGAATGGCATCAGCCACGCAACAGGTTTCTGGAGCCACTTGTAACGAACAGAAGCGCCCACGAATCAAAAGAGGCCGGGAGAACCGGCCTCATTCGTCAGATCTGAACCAGCCTTACTGAAGGACGCGATTCACGGTGTAATCGCCTTGCAGGATCCGGTCCGGCAGTCCTTCTGCAAGTTTGGCTACCGCATCTTCGCCGTACGCCGCGACGAGGTCGGCAAGTGCAGTAAACATTGCAGCATGCGCCACGGCATCCGCATCGACGCCATTGGCGATTGCCTCTGCCCAGGCATCCGAGATGAAGCCGAGCGCAGCGCGCCGGATGTCTTCGTCTTCGGCAAATTCGGCGTCCATGGCCGCCTCAGCGTAATCGTCGTTTATCATTCGTTTCCTTACCGGTCTGTCCCGATCCGTTGAAGACAACTCCAACGTGTCCCTCTCCCGAATCTCATTATCTGATCCTAGCACGCAGATCCGTGGTGATAAGCAACCGTGAACGCAAACTTAACGTCCACCCACAAATTTGATTCAAAAGGTTAACCAACTCGTAACGTTTTGACATTTTTCGGCACATTACCGTCCGTACCGGCTGGTGACGTCACTGATGATGGTTTCTCCTTCGTTAAGATACTGTACCATTGCGATACGTGCAGCCCCTGTGCACTCTCTGTAAGCAACTGAGAAACCACGGTAACCTTGATTGAACCGTTCGATGAAACGGCGGCGGCGGTTCTCATCGAC from the Roseibium sp. HPY-6 genome contains:
- a CDS encoding LysE family transporter; the protein is MTVLEYVLIGFFVGVITTAPVGPVNVMAIQHAVRSGFSHGVFVGLGAVVADTIFASAAIFGVAAVTNFIEGQFRLIEVVGGALLIIFGIKIWNTHPHLQKSDNGREYSYLGDTTAAFFIAITNPGTILVFLFIFGALGNYRPEPGDHFGALMMIAGVAAGATTWWIFVSAVVSHFKTRIDDRWLDRINHIAGVALIVFGGLIYLDLVVNGISHATGFWSHL